In Lactiplantibacillus pentosus, the sequence GACGGAAAGCCCGAATAACCCGAACCCCGGTCAAGCCTTCACGAAAGACCAAGTTGATACGGTCGGTCTTGGTTTGCATCGCCCGGAAGAGCGGAATGGCAAAGGCCATGATTAAACCAATAAAGATCAACAGGACTGGAATCGACACGACGAAGATCCAAGTCAATTCATGACTCTTGGTGTAGGCCAAAAAGCTCGCCCCGACCAGCATGATTGGCGCCATGATCATCATTCGCAACGCCATCATGGCAACGTTTTGAATTTGAACCACGTCATTGGTCGTCCGCGTAATCAGCGAAGACGTCTCAACTTTATCAAATTCATCATTAGAAAAGTTGATGACCTTCTTATATATATCTGACCGCAAGTTCTTCCCTAACTGTTGGGAAGACCGCGCCGCCAAGAAGACGTTTCCAAAGGCCGCCACGACAGACAATAACGAAAATCCAATCATTTCAAATCCGATTTTCCAAATATAATCAATGTCACCAGTGGCAACCCCGTTGTTCACAATATTAGATGTCAAACTAGGTAGATTTAAGGTCGCAATGACTTGCACGATCATAAATAAAATCGCGCCAATCACCGCGGGATAAGAAATCCGACCCTTTGCTATTTTAAGCATTTACACGCTCCCCTTCATTCATTATTAAATTAATAATGCAGTATATTAATCTAACGAAAAACGGTCATCTTGTCAACCATCTTTACAAGTCTCACGCAAACTATTGTAACGCACTGACCACTAATTGGCACTTAAAAGGTATTAAGAATTCTTTAAGGCCGGTTGTGACGACTCAAAAAAAGCGCCCGCTAGCAACATTGCTAGTCAGACGCTGGTCTAATCATGATTTTAAGGCTTGTCGTGCGCGTTGTGGGACTGCACTCACCGTGACCGCTTCCCAGGAATTCACATTTTGGCCCTTGGTGTCGATTTTCAAATAGTGGCGTTGTTTCAGGCGGTGATCCGCGGTAAACGTTAACCAACGCCGCTTACCCTGACCGTCACTAGTCCGCAGACGATAGGTGTAGACATCCTCCCCCATCTGACCCAAGTGATGGTCGATTGGCTGATTCGTCAGCGCGTAAACGGTCGTTTCAGCGACCATTGGATTGACATTATGGGGGGAACAACATGACTATTCGGGGAATCAAAGCTTTACTCAGTCTGGCACTCGGACTGGGTCTTTTATCAGGCTGCCAAGCCGCTACGACCGCGACCAAGACAACTAGCAGCCAATCCAGTCAGACATCCAGAGTCACCACTAAACGCACGCAGAAGGCCACTCAGCGCCATTCTACAAGCCAGCCGTATCGGCATTGGCATTCTGTCAAAGTCGTCCACTTACCGATTTTAATGTATCACAGCATTTCTAGCGGCAACCAGTTACGCGTCCCAGCAAGCGAATTTCGCACCCAGATGACTTATCTGAAGCGTCACGGGTACCGCACGCTGACCGCCGACGAAGCCGTTTACGCACTCAAAACTCATCGGGTCCCGCAACAAAAAATCGTGTGGGTCACGCTCGATGATAGTTATAAGGACAATCTAACGGCAGCTTGGC encodes:
- a CDS encoding YxeA family protein, yielding MVAETTVYALTNQPIDHHLGQMGEDVYTYRLRTSDGQGKRRWLTFTADHRLKQRHYLKIDTKGQNVNSWEAVTVSAVPQRARQALKS
- a CDS encoding polysaccharide deacetylase family protein; this encodes MTIRGIKALLSLALGLGLLSGCQAATTATKTTSSQSSQTSRVTTKRTQKATQRHSTSQPYRHWHSVKVVHLPILMYHSISSGNQLRVPASEFRTQMTYLKRHGYRTLTADEAVYALKTHRVPQQKIVWVTLDDSYKDNLTAAWPILKQTHQHATINFITGFTNKKNHLTLADAQRMKASGVVDFQSHTVRHLDLNNLTYQVQLSELTSSKKWLDQHLQQKTAVICYPAGRANQQTIRADKQAGYQYALSTAPGIATSTQSPYNLTRQRVTPGMSLTAFESLLTGVQ